In Aureibaculum algae, the following are encoded in one genomic region:
- the aspS gene encoding aspartate--tRNA ligase, with protein MYRSHNCGELTSSNINNEVTLSGWVQKVRDKGFMIWVDLRDRYGITQLIFDEERTSKLILDQAQKLGREFVIQVKGNVIERASKNPNIPTGEIEILVSELTVLNEALLPPFTIEDKTDGGEELRMKYRYLDIRRNPVKEKLIFRAKVAHEVRNYLSKQDFIEVETPYLIKSTPEGARDFVVPSRMNEGQFYALPQSPQTFKQLLMVGGLDKYFQIVKCFRDEDLRADRQPEFTQIDCEMAFVEQEDILDAFEGLTRHLLKEINDVDVEKFPRMTFDDAMKKYGNDKPDIRFGMEFGELNEVAQHKEFNVFNQAELVVAIAVPGGNSYTRKEIDKLTDWVKRPQVGALGMVYVRCNEDGTYKSSVDKFYDQEDLAKWAEATGAKAGDLICVLSGQTNKVRAQLSALRMELAERLGLRNPKQFAPLWVVDFPLLEWDEETERFHAMHHPFTSPKPEDIKLLDSDPAKVRANAYDLVLNGNEIGGGSIRIHDKTTQSLMFDHLGFTKEEAKEQFGFLMNAFEYGAPPHGGIAFGLDRLVAILGGQETIRDFIAFPKNNSGRDVMIDAPAPIDESQLKELNLKLR; from the coding sequence ATGTATAGAAGTCATAATTGTGGTGAATTAACATCATCAAATATTAATAATGAAGTTACCCTTTCTGGATGGGTTCAAAAAGTACGTGATAAAGGATTTATGATTTGGGTAGATTTACGTGATAGATACGGAATTACCCAACTTATTTTTGATGAAGAACGTACTTCAAAATTAATTTTAGATCAAGCTCAAAAATTAGGGCGAGAATTTGTAATCCAAGTAAAAGGGAACGTAATTGAACGAGCTTCTAAAAATCCAAATATTCCAACAGGTGAAATTGAAATACTAGTTTCTGAATTGACCGTGCTAAATGAAGCCTTATTACCTCCATTTACTATTGAAGACAAAACGGATGGTGGTGAAGAATTAAGAATGAAATATCGCTACTTAGATATTCGAAGAAATCCTGTAAAAGAAAAATTAATTTTTCGTGCTAAAGTGGCTCATGAAGTTAGAAACTACTTATCAAAACAAGATTTTATAGAGGTAGAAACTCCATATTTAATAAAATCAACACCAGAAGGTGCACGTGATTTTGTTGTTCCTTCTAGAATGAACGAAGGTCAATTTTATGCTTTACCTCAGAGTCCCCAAACTTTCAAGCAATTGTTAATGGTAGGAGGTTTAGATAAGTATTTCCAGATTGTAAAATGCTTTCGCGATGAAGATTTACGTGCCGATAGACAACCTGAATTTACACAGATAGACTGTGAAATGGCTTTTGTTGAACAAGAAGATATCTTAGATGCTTTTGAAGGATTAACCCGCCATTTATTAAAAGAAATTAATGATGTTGATGTAGAAAAGTTTCCTAGAATGACGTTTGATGATGCCATGAAAAAATATGGTAACGACAAACCTGATATCCGTTTTGGTATGGAGTTTGGCGAACTAAATGAAGTGGCTCAACATAAAGAATTTAACGTTTTTAATCAAGCAGAATTAGTAGTTGCCATTGCAGTTCCTGGAGGGAATAGTTACACGAGAAAAGAAATTGACAAACTAACAGACTGGGTTAAACGCCCACAAGTTGGTGCTTTAGGAATGGTATATGTACGCTGTAATGAAGACGGCACTTATAAATCATCTGTTGACAAATTTTACGACCAAGAAGATTTAGCTAAATGGGCGGAAGCTACTGGAGCGAAAGCAGGCGATTTAATTTGTGTTCTTTCTGGACAAACAAATAAAGTGAGAGCACAACTGAGTGCTTTACGAATGGAATTGGCAGAACGTTTAGGTTTACGTAACCCAAAACAATTTGCACCATTATGGGTAGTTGATTTTCCTCTATTGGAATGGGATGAAGAAACAGAACGTTTCCATGCTATGCACCACCCGTTTACATCACCAAAACCTGAAGATATTAAATTATTAGATTCTGATCCTGCAAAAGTTAGAGCCAATGCTTACGATTTGGTTTTAAATGGTAATGAAATAGGAGGTGGATCTATAAGAATACACGATAAAACAACACAATCTTTAATGTTTGACCATTTAGGGTTTACCAAAGAGGAAGCAAAAGAACAATTTGGTTTCTTAATGAATGCTTTTGAATATGGTGCCCCGCCACATGGTGGTATAGCCTTTGGCTTGGACAGACTGGTTGCTATTTTAGGCGGACAAGAAACCATTCGTGATTTTATTGCGTTCCCTAAAAATAACTCAGGTAGAGATGTAATGATTGATGCTCCGGCACCAATTGATGAATCTCAATTAAAAGAGCTTAATTTGAAATTAAGATAG
- a CDS encoding chloride channel protein, whose protein sequence is MSSPLKIVLRKFLIWRYKHIPEKQFIYILSAVIGLLAGLVAVTIKNLVHLIQNLLEGQFIKDLHQAFYFIFPLIGLLLVLIIKRKLIKKKIGHGIPSTLFAISKQKGLMPRHQMWASLILAPLTVGFGGSVGLEGPTVATSAAIGSNTARLFHLNQTTRTLLIGAAAAGAMASIFKAPITAIVFAVEIFSLELTMASMIPLLIASICAVLTSYFFFGNDVLLHFTLQESFSFKDVLFYILLGVISASVSVYFSKIYFRLNTFFRSITNLYKRLIVGGVLLGVIIYFVPPLFGEGYETINNILRGDIDPVLVNNIFHTATDSTWIIITLLIGLVIFKVVATSFTFGAGGVGGIFGPTLFTGSVTGYVFALIINHTNLFVHQLSLTNFAMVGMAGLMAGILHAPLTAIFLIAEITGGYELFVPLMIVSSISYIIAKKYVPHNIYHKQLAERGQLITHDKDKNVLMMLDLDKIIETNFILLYPQMTLREVVTKAVAKSSRNHFPVVDEDNQFLGILTLNDIRSIMFDSKLYDTVTVESLMRSAPDIIYYEKHTTEDILNKFKSSGAWNLVVIKEGKYFGFISKSRLLTAYRQTLINVTSI, encoded by the coding sequence ATGTCAAGCCCATTAAAAATAGTATTACGTAAATTCTTAATTTGGAGATACAAGCACATCCCCGAAAAACAGTTTATATACATACTAAGTGCAGTCATTGGTTTATTGGCAGGTCTCGTTGCCGTAACTATTAAGAATTTAGTACATTTAATTCAGAATTTACTAGAAGGACAGTTTATAAAAGATTTACATCAGGCCTTTTATTTTATATTCCCATTAATTGGTTTGTTACTCGTTCTAATTATAAAAAGGAAGCTAATTAAAAAAAAGATAGGGCATGGAATTCCTTCCACCCTATTCGCAATTTCAAAACAAAAAGGGTTGATGCCAAGACATCAAATGTGGGCCTCTTTAATTTTGGCTCCATTAACGGTTGGTTTTGGTGGTTCTGTGGGGTTAGAAGGCCCAACAGTAGCAACTTCTGCCGCAATAGGTTCTAATACAGCAAGATTATTTCATTTAAATCAAACAACAAGAACATTGTTAATTGGAGCAGCTGCGGCTGGAGCAATGGCATCAATATTTAAAGCTCCTATTACCGCCATTGTATTTGCTGTTGAAATATTTAGTTTAGAATTAACTATGGCATCTATGATACCGCTTTTGATAGCTTCAATTTGTGCGGTATTAACCTCTTATTTCTTTTTTGGAAATGATGTATTGTTACATTTTACTTTACAAGAATCTTTTAGTTTTAAGGACGTATTATTCTATATATTACTCGGTGTAATCTCTGCATCGGTTTCTGTCTATTTCAGTAAAATTTATTTCAGACTGAACACTTTCTTTAGATCCATTACCAATTTATATAAGAGATTAATAGTTGGTGGAGTTTTATTAGGAGTTATCATTTATTTTGTACCTCCACTTTTTGGTGAAGGCTATGAAACCATCAACAATATTCTAAGAGGAGACATAGATCCTGTTTTAGTTAATAATATATTTCATACAGCCACAGATAGTACATGGATTATCATAACACTGCTAATTGGTTTGGTAATTTTTAAAGTGGTGGCCACTTCTTTTACTTTTGGAGCTGGTGGCGTGGGCGGTATTTTTGGTCCAACACTTTTTACAGGAAGCGTTACGGGTTATGTATTTGCCCTTATTATCAATCATACTAATTTGTTTGTACACCAGTTATCATTAACTAATTTTGCTATGGTCGGTATGGCTGGATTAATGGCTGGTATTTTGCACGCCCCATTGACAGCGATTTTCTTAATTGCGGAAATCACTGGTGGATACGAATTATTTGTACCATTAATGATTGTTTCGTCTATATCTTATATTATTGCTAAAAAATATGTTCCACATAATATTTACCATAAACAATTGGCAGAAAGAGGTCAATTAATTACGCACGATAAAGATAAAAATGTTTTAATGATGTTAGACTTGGATAAAATTATTGAAACAAATTTTATTCTTCTTTATCCTCAAATGACGTTAAGAGAAGTAGTAACTAAAGCCGTTGCGAAGTCATCAAGAAATCACTTTCCTGTTGTAGATGAAGACAATCAGTTTTTAGGAATATTAACCTTAAACGATATTAGAAGTATCATGTTTGATAGTAAACTATATGACACCGTCACTGTTGAGAGTTTAATGCGTAGTGCTCCAGATATTATCTATTATGAAAAGCATACTACAGAAGATATTTTAAATAAATTTAAATCTTCAGGTGCTTGGAATTTAGTGGTTATCAAAGAAGGTAAATACTTTGGTTTTATTTCTAAATCAAGATTATTAACTGCTTATAGGCAGACTTTAATAAATGTAACATCAATATAA
- a CDS encoding carboxy terminal-processing peptidase — protein sequence MKKIINFMKSNYKIILPIILLAGVLLSFNMKQNPDPEKEKILLGLIRSALTQGHYQPHEINDEFSTAVYNNFIEGLDPAKRFFTQEDLKIFEKYKLQLDDQIKKEDLSFYRIVTSKYLQRVQEAKGFYKEILKHPFDFNKDEVFDVDYENKAFPKNEVELIINWQKQFKLTTLSRLHSKIEAQEDKQKEDPKAEVKTFAELEVEAREATLKSMEEFFEYKDEEDDEDWYSIFINSISTEFDPHTTYFAPRTKKKFDSEMSGKIEGIGARLQRKGEYTRVDELVSGGPAWRDGNLEVGDIITKVAQADGEPLDIVGMRLDDAIEFIKGKKGTEVRLTVKKLDGSVKIIPIIRDVIELEETFAKTSVVEMGNRKLGVIDLPKFYIDFSERNFRNSATDMALEVERLNKENVEALVIDLRNNGGGSLDTAIDIAGLFIEEGPIVQVKYKDGEPKIRSDEDYKIQWNKPLVIIVNELSASASEIFAAAMQDYNRAVIIGSKQSYGKGTVQNYMALNRYFDYPKDLGALKLTIQKFYRINGGSTQLKGVVSDVALPDRYAYLKIGERDEPTSLKWDKIASADYKVWNGYSNFDDVINNSKKRIAENEQFKLIDSNAKWLKEGQDDTKVYLSYKKYNEDLKNREEEGNRFKSLYEYKNNLSFTSLPYELELFKQDSLLAKKREVWHKNLSKDIYIEEALNIAADLKIRTEKPLVKN from the coding sequence ATGAAAAAAATAATAAACTTTATGAAATCGAATTATAAAATTATACTCCCAATAATTTTATTGGCTGGCGTATTGTTAAGCTTTAATATGAAGCAAAACCCAGATCCTGAAAAAGAAAAAATATTGTTGGGACTGATAAGGTCGGCATTAACGCAAGGTCATTATCAGCCACATGAAATAAATGATGAATTTTCAACTGCTGTTTATAATAATTTTATTGAAGGTTTAGATCCTGCAAAGCGATTTTTTACTCAAGAAGACCTTAAGATATTTGAAAAATATAAACTTCAGTTAGATGATCAAATAAAAAAAGAAGACCTATCCTTTTATCGGATTGTAACTTCAAAATATTTACAACGCGTTCAAGAAGCAAAAGGGTTTTATAAGGAAATTTTAAAACATCCGTTTGACTTTAATAAGGATGAAGTTTTTGATGTTGATTATGAAAATAAAGCTTTTCCAAAAAATGAGGTAGAATTAATCATCAATTGGCAAAAACAATTTAAGTTAACAACATTATCTCGTTTACACAGTAAAATTGAAGCACAAGAAGATAAGCAAAAAGAAGACCCTAAAGCTGAAGTGAAAACTTTTGCGGAGCTAGAAGTTGAGGCTAGAGAAGCTACATTGAAAAGCATGGAAGAGTTTTTTGAATATAAAGATGAAGAGGATGATGAAGATTGGTATTCTATTTTTATAAATAGTATTTCTACAGAATTTGACCCTCATACAACCTATTTTGCTCCAAGAACCAAAAAGAAATTTGATAGTGAAATGTCAGGTAAAATTGAAGGAATTGGTGCTAGATTACAACGAAAAGGTGAGTATACCCGTGTCGATGAACTTGTTTCTGGAGGACCAGCTTGGAGAGATGGAAATTTAGAAGTTGGTGATATAATTACTAAAGTAGCACAAGCTGATGGCGAGCCATTAGATATTGTTGGAATGCGTTTAGATGATGCTATAGAATTTATAAAAGGTAAAAAAGGTACAGAAGTAAGGCTTACCGTTAAAAAGCTGGACGGTTCAGTTAAGATTATTCCTATTATAAGGGATGTTATTGAGCTTGAAGAAACTTTTGCCAAAACGAGTGTTGTAGAAATGGGCAATAGAAAACTTGGAGTTATTGATTTGCCAAAATTCTATATAGATTTTAGCGAAAGAAATTTTAGAAACTCAGCTACAGATATGGCACTTGAGGTAGAAAGATTAAATAAAGAGAATGTTGAAGCTTTAGTTATTGATTTACGAAATAATGGCGGTGGCTCTTTAGATACAGCAATTGATATTGCAGGGTTATTTATTGAAGAAGGGCCTATTGTTCAAGTAAAATATAAAGATGGCGAACCAAAAATTCGTTCAGATGAAGATTATAAAATTCAATGGAATAAACCACTGGTAATTATTGTAAATGAATTATCAGCATCTGCTTCAGAAATTTTTGCAGCTGCGATGCAAGATTATAATAGAGCCGTAATTATTGGTAGTAAGCAAAGTTATGGAAAAGGTACTGTACAGAACTATATGGCACTTAACAGATACTTTGATTATCCTAAAGATTTAGGAGCATTGAAACTGACAATTCAAAAATTTTATAGAATAAATGGTGGCTCTACTCAGCTTAAAGGAGTGGTTTCTGATGTTGCTTTGCCGGATAGATATGCATATTTAAAAATTGGAGAACGAGATGAACCAACCTCATTGAAATGGGATAAAATAGCAAGTGCCGACTATAAAGTATGGAATGGCTATTCAAATTTTGATGATGTAATAAATAATAGTAAAAAACGTATTGCTGAAAATGAACAGTTTAAACTGATTGATAGTAATGCTAAATGGTTAAAAGAAGGTCAAGACGATACTAAAGTTTATTTGAGTTATAAAAAATATAATGAAGATTTAAAAAATAGAGAAGAGGAAGGTAATCGATTTAAAAGTCTTTATGAATATAAAAATAACCTGAGTTTTACGTCACTGCCCTATGAATTAGAGTTGTTTAAACAAGATTCTCTTTTGGCTAAGAAACGTGAGGTTTGGCACAAAAACTTAAGTAAAGATATTTATATTGAAGAAGCTTTAAATATAGCTGCCGATCTAAAAATTAGAACTGAAAAACCTTTGGTAAAGAATTAA
- the surE gene encoding 5'/3'-nucleotidase SurE: MSERPLILICNDDGITAPGIRTLISVMNEIGDVVVVAPNNPQSGMGHAITVNTTLRCNPITIDDGPQLEYSCSGTPADCVKMAVNEILNKKPDICVSGINHGSNASLNVIYSGTMSAAVEAGIEGIPAVGFSLMDYNWDADFDACRTYVKTIVKNILKNGLPEGVVLNVNIPDLKKDEIKGIKVCRQAHGNWEEVFDKRVSPQGEDYYWLAGKFVNLDKGEDTDMWALENGYVSMVPVQFDMTAHHYIKNLNTWDL, from the coding sequence ATGAGTGAAAGACCTTTAATTTTAATTTGTAATGATGACGGTATTACAGCACCAGGTATAAGAACCTTAATTTCTGTAATGAACGAAATTGGCGATGTAGTTGTTGTGGCACCAAATAACCCACAAAGTGGTATGGGGCATGCTATCACAGTAAACACTACCTTAAGATGTAACCCTATTACTATTGATGACGGACCACAATTAGAGTACAGTTGTTCTGGTACACCTGCCGACTGTGTTAAAATGGCAGTCAATGAAATATTGAATAAAAAGCCTGACATCTGTGTTTCTGGAATTAACCACGGTTCTAACGCTTCTTTAAATGTAATTTATTCTGGTACCATGAGTGCTGCAGTAGAAGCGGGTATTGAAGGTATTCCGGCTGTTGGTTTCTCTTTAATGGATTATAATTGGGATGCTGATTTTGACGCATGTAGAACCTATGTCAAAACAATTGTAAAAAATATCTTGAAAAATGGTTTACCAGAAGGTGTTGTGCTTAATGTAAACATACCTGACTTAAAAAAAGATGAAATTAAAGGAATCAAAGTATGCAGACAAGCACACGGAAATTGGGAAGAAGTTTTCGATAAGCGTGTTAGCCCTCAAGGGGAAGATTACTATTGGTTAGCCGGAAAATTTGTAAACCTAGATAAAGGAGAAGATACTGATATGTGGGCATTAGAAAATGGTTATGTTTCTATGGTGCCTGTTCAGTTTGACATGACAGCACATCATTATATCAAAAATTTGAACACATGGGATCTGTAA
- a CDS encoding OmpA family protein, with translation MKKHFLNLTLLSLFCTTVFSQNTYDIVFPQADRDQKCQYYNQLFNQKPKEVGFSVQQEKNNLYFQINDKKFFLQLFKKVGDGIAIDVVPKSLYDCTEATTVDTQIKGMLLKPVYMQKLKQRLKPFGKGTFRVLVGTLPEALVSEELEFNILFLNNKNLCRYQRVYKIERYPWDLLDMGMYLDSLTYQTKRIKPTNEEKFVVKYKSFKFEIPFEKNKATYSKEDIKPMYDSLRLTEFNIKTINIRAYSSVEGSLERNIELQEQRAKSIADALQTFQEPTITTEVNSSENWVDFLNDISNSKHANLKTLSKVAIKSKLVGNLAQELEPYLKNHRKAVITLELEKKDLYKDKSTEELISLFNKVLAANDVEIANDIQNSIFEKLKESQSSPDILNKMNVPQQKKYVRFINKNSVNKFLLNQSYVLIAYNELLKLEKLVPKDKEVKYNLAALKMVMFRYNAQPVDEEKFKKEIYQLKGYGIKQILIDRMMVNFHIIKSEQFMQKRDYTNKDKSVAYIEKNYKKFPLSNYDYLSLAQFLTYYSNHDEAVDLLDKKVRSVTVDEDLLFYYLNLTLVKPELTASSNYRTIMLNAINMNQKRFCKIFNSINDGGVTFQLLEDEYLRKTYCENCNE, from the coding sequence ATGAAAAAACATTTCTTAAACCTAACCCTTTTATCTCTTTTCTGTACAACAGTTTTTAGTCAAAACACATACGACATTGTTTTTCCACAAGCTGACAGAGACCAAAAATGCCAATATTATAATCAGCTTTTTAATCAAAAGCCTAAAGAAGTTGGTTTTTCAGTACAACAAGAAAAAAACAACCTCTATTTTCAAATTAACGACAAAAAGTTTTTTCTTCAACTTTTTAAAAAAGTGGGCGATGGTATTGCCATAGATGTAGTACCCAAAAGCCTTTATGATTGTACTGAAGCAACTACGGTAGATACTCAAATTAAAGGGATGCTATTGAAGCCTGTCTATATGCAAAAACTAAAACAGAGATTAAAACCGTTTGGAAAAGGAACATTTAGAGTATTGGTGGGTACCTTGCCGGAGGCTCTGGTATCTGAAGAATTAGAGTTTAATATCCTTTTTTTAAACAATAAAAATTTATGTAGATACCAACGTGTTTATAAAATTGAACGATACCCTTGGGATTTATTGGACATGGGCATGTATTTAGATTCGTTAACCTATCAAACTAAAAGAATAAAACCTACTAACGAAGAAAAATTTGTAGTAAAATATAAGAGCTTCAAGTTTGAAATTCCTTTTGAAAAAAATAAAGCTACCTATTCAAAAGAAGATATAAAACCGATGTATGATTCTTTGCGATTGACAGAATTTAATATTAAAACAATAAATATAAGAGCGTACTCATCAGTAGAAGGAAGTTTAGAAAGGAATATAGAATTACAAGAACAACGGGCTAAAAGTATTGCAGATGCCTTACAAACTTTTCAAGAACCTACCATAACAACTGAGGTAAACTCGTCTGAAAATTGGGTAGATTTTTTAAACGATATTTCCAATTCAAAACATGCGAATTTAAAAACCTTAAGTAAGGTTGCTATAAAAAGTAAATTGGTAGGCAATCTTGCTCAGGAATTAGAGCCGTATTTAAAAAATCACAGGAAAGCAGTTATAACATTGGAGTTGGAAAAGAAAGACTTATATAAAGATAAGTCAACAGAAGAACTAATATCCTTGTTTAATAAAGTTTTAGCAGCTAATGATGTTGAAATAGCCAATGACATTCAAAATTCAATATTTGAGAAATTAAAGGAAAGTCAATCTTCGCCTGATATTCTTAATAAAATGAATGTGCCTCAGCAAAAAAAATATGTCCGCTTTATAAATAAAAATAGTGTGAACAAGTTTTTGTTAAATCAAAGTTATGTCTTAATAGCCTATAATGAATTGTTAAAACTTGAAAAGTTGGTTCCAAAAGATAAGGAAGTCAAATATAATCTTGCAGCGTTGAAAATGGTTATGTTCCGGTATAATGCCCAACCTGTTGATGAAGAAAAATTTAAAAAAGAAATTTACCAACTAAAAGGCTATGGTATTAAACAAATTTTAATTGACAGAATGATGGTCAATTTTCATATTATTAAAAGTGAGCAATTCATGCAAAAAAGAGATTACACGAATAAAGATAAGTCAGTTGCCTATATTGAGAAAAATTATAAGAAGTTTCCACTTTCAAATTATGATTATTTAAGTCTTGCCCAGTTTTTAACTTATTATTCAAATCATGATGAAGCGGTTGATTTGTTAGATAAAAAAGTGAGAAGTGTTACCGTTGATGAAGATTTGTTATTTTATTATTTAAACTTAACGTTGGTAAAACCTGAATTAACAGCATCATCTAATTATCGAACTATCATGCTAAATGCCATAAATATGAATCAAAAAAGATTTTGTAAAATATTTAATTCCATTAATGATGGTGGTGTAACTTTTCAACTTTTAGAAGATGAATATTTGAGAAAAACCTATTGCGAAAATTGTAATGAATAG
- the arfB gene encoding alternative ribosome rescue aminoacyl-tRNA hydrolase ArfB yields MNTENLIKELSFKAIRSGGAGGQHVNKVSSKIELTFDVENSNELTDEQKQLLLNKIANRLTKENVLILFCDESRSQHKNKEIAIKRFLEVIKNGLKKVKPRKATKPSKSAIRKRLKSKKKLSQKKTNRQKPDLEL; encoded by the coding sequence ATAAATACCGAAAATTTAATAAAAGAACTTTCCTTTAAAGCTATCAGAAGTGGTGGTGCTGGTGGTCAACATGTCAATAAAGTGTCATCAAAAATTGAATTGACGTTTGACGTAGAAAATTCTAACGAGCTTACTGATGAACAAAAACAACTGCTTTTAAATAAAATAGCCAATAGGCTTACCAAAGAGAATGTGCTAATTCTTTTTTGTGATGAAAGCCGCAGTCAACATAAAAATAAGGAAATTGCTATAAAGCGATTTTTAGAAGTCATTAAAAACGGACTTAAAAAGGTAAAACCCAGAAAAGCAACAAAACCCTCAAAATCGGCTATTAGAAAACGTTTAAAATCTAAAAAGAAACTTTCTCAAAAGAAAACAAATAGACAGAAGCCTGATTTGGAGCTGTAA
- a CDS encoding AAA family ATPase, with protein MEEKLRQSKDANVVKVVLFGPESTGKTTLSEQLARHYNTVWVAEYAREYLQDKWNNYRKTCENSDLIPIAEGQMKLENKLAKKADNVLICDTDLLETKVYSEEYYGGFVNPLLDEAAVENTYDLYLLTYIDTPWEADDLRDKPELRKEMFDAFESALKKYNRPYILLKGDKKTRLKLATQAIDKILAERTNLDSFSKNLEDIDMHFLHQNTDMGNNYDF; from the coding sequence ATGGAAGAAAAGCTTAGACAATCAAAAGATGCAAATGTTGTAAAAGTAGTTTTGTTTGGTCCAGAATCTACAGGTAAAACAACACTTTCAGAACAATTGGCACGCCATTATAACACCGTTTGGGTTGCTGAATATGCACGTGAATACCTACAAGACAAATGGAATAATTACCGAAAAACTTGTGAAAATTCTGATTTAATACCCATTGCAGAGGGGCAGATGAAGCTTGAAAATAAATTGGCTAAAAAAGCAGATAATGTTTTGATTTGCGATACCGATTTACTCGAAACAAAAGTATATTCAGAAGAATATTATGGTGGCTTTGTAAATCCGTTATTAGATGAAGCTGCAGTTGAAAATACGTATGATTTATACTTGTTAACTTATATTGACACGCCTTGGGAAGCAGATGATTTACGTGATAAACCAGAATTGCGAAAAGAAATGTTTGATGCTTTTGAGAGTGCATTGAAAAAATACAACAGACCCTATATTTTGCTAAAAGGAGATAAAAAAACGCGTTTGAAATTAGCTACGCAAGCCATAGATAAAATTCTAGCAGAACGAACCAATCTAGATAGTTTTTCAAAAAATCTAGAAGATATAGATATGCACTTTTTGCATCAGAACACTGATATGGGTAATAATTATGATTTTTAA
- the pnuC gene encoding nicotinamide riboside transporter PnuC, whose protein sequence is MNQIIDFFLEPYRTATTFDIVLEFLAMLFGVVGVWYGKKENILVYPLGIISTCIYVYICYKFVLYGDFIINIYYTIMSIFGWYMWSKVIDDKENHIPITRTNTSDKLKAFGIFIFTSLFVILVYRYYNVMPNNLGFTDSVNYAFTNMTSGSLDDFRKITPFLDTFTTGIFFAAMWLMALKKIEHWILWIMGNIVAIPLYFVKGLGFTGIQFIILLVIAYLGYKQWKKSLDNQKMQML, encoded by the coding sequence ATGAATCAAATTATTGATTTTTTTTTAGAGCCTTATCGAACGGCAACAACATTTGATATTGTTCTTGAGTTTTTAGCAATGTTATTTGGAGTTGTAGGTGTGTGGTATGGAAAAAAAGAAAATATTTTAGTCTACCCCTTAGGGATTATAAGTACATGTATTTACGTGTATATCTGTTATAAGTTTGTGCTGTATGGCGATTTTATCATTAATATTTACTACACTATCATGAGTATTTTTGGATGGTATATGTGGAGTAAAGTAATTGACGATAAGGAAAATCATATTCCGATAACACGAACGAATACATCAGATAAATTAAAGGCTTTTGGTATTTTTATTTTTACCTCACTATTTGTAATCTTAGTCTATCGTTATTATAACGTAATGCCTAATAATTTAGGATTTACAGATAGTGTTAATTATGCTTTTACCAATATGACTTCTGGTAGTTTAGATGATTTTAGAAAAATAACACCTTTTTTAGATACCTTTACAACTGGGATATTTTTTGCGGCCATGTGGTTAATGGCTCTAAAAAAAATAGAACATTGGATATTGTGGATTATGGGTAATATCGTTGCCATTCCGCTGTATTTTGTTAAAGGACTTGGGTTTACCGGAATACAATTTATAATATTATTAGTAATTGCTTATTTAGGATATAAACAATGGAAGAAAAGCTTAGACAATCAAAAGATGCAAATGTTGTAA
- a CDS encoding YkoF family thiamine/hydroxymethylpyrimidine-binding protein codes for MKISVELTFSPLQDNYEAAIIEFIKALRNSGLTVLENPLSTQVYGDYDQVFNILQDEIKKAFNSIEIGLMYMKIVKTDRSTYESNY; via the coding sequence ATGAAAATATCAGTTGAATTAACTTTTAGTCCATTGCAAGACAATTATGAGGCCGCTATCATAGAATTTATAAAAGCGTTAAGAAATAGTGGACTTACAGTGTTGGAAAATCCATTAAGCACTCAAGTGTATGGTGATTATGATCAGGTTTTTAATATTCTTCAAGACGAGATTAAAAAAGCATTCAATTCAATTGAAATTGGATTGATGTATATGAAAATAGTTAAAACAGATAGAAGTACTTATGAATCAAATTATTGA